The genomic window TTGCCAGTATTGtcttcaataataataataataataataataataataaagataataataatccttttctttgttttcttttgatcttcttctccaccgtgTTTCCCTTGCATCTATCTATCTGTCTATCTATCAATCTGGTCCTCCACACCACTAGTCCTGTCTTCCATTTCttttgatcttcttctccaccgtaTTTTCATTTACATTAATAATATGCATATGCATTACAACTAGAGTAGTACATCTTACCGGTCAATGCATCTCTATCACTCAACCATGTGCCCCCCCATGCATGCATGTTGctgctctctttcttttgtttattgttgtATGTGAATCTCAAAATATATTATCACCATCTTTTCTCTCACATATTGTatgaacacacacacaaacactaATTACTCAGAAACCAAGATATCTGTAAACTGACTGACACATGAGGTTTTCTCTAATAAAGAGAGGAGATTTCCTGTCTGTACACCATGTATCTCTTTTCTTGGTTCAATTGCAAACCCCATAACACCAGCCAGATTTGTCAACCTTGCCATTTGAAAAAGTCAACTTGCTTTGAAGCTTCATAtgtttacataaaaataaaaaaaaaagaagaaagattaAATTAGATTAGATTAGccctaattatttattattatttttaatccaaGCATGGATAAGccctaatttttttcatgtataaaCAGGGATCAATGTCCccaaatttatttaaacttaaatttaattcatttatccGAGCAgagataaatattaaaattttaaactcacttatttatttattttatatatatatatatttatatatgtttttgtttttaataaaataataataatttattcactaAGCATGTTCACTGGGCAAACGTTCAGTTGCTtactaatcaaaaccctgacaAGTGACAACTCCAGTTTAAAAAAACAGTAGTTTCCACTTCCACTTCCACATCCACTTAGAACTCACCTAAACACAATTCCAAAACTCTTCACCATCATCATGATCCTATCACATCTCCTCCACTTCCGCACTTCCTCTTATCCCACTCTTCACTCTCCCACATCCCCATTCCTCAATCCCCCCCATCTCCTCATCTCCCTAAACCCTTCCAAAACCCTCCACTTCCTTCCTCACTTCCCCAACTTCCTCTGTAAATCCTCCAACCACTTCCCTTCTCCATCTCCACTTCCCCATGGAAACCTCCACTTCCATTCCCCAAGGCCAaagaccaccaccaccaccaccaccaccaagaGCTTCTTCGCTGCCGTCTCCCTCATCATCGGCACCGCCGTCGGCCCGGGCATGCTCGGCCTCCCCTCCGCTACCATCCTCTCCGGTCCCCTCCCCTCCACCCTCTCCATCCTCCTCTCCTGGCTTTACGTCATCTCCTCCATCATCCTCGTCTCCGAGCTCTCCTTCGCCGCCATGCGCCATCAAAATCTCCCCGAAGTCAGCTTCACTTCCCTCGCCACCGCCTCTCTCGGCCCTGACTTTGGCGCTTTCGTTGCCGTTGTCTACTCCTGCCTCAGCTTCTCTCTCCTGCTCGCCTGCGTCTCTGGTATCTCTTCTCTCGtttttcagcttttcccttgGTTCAATGCTGCATTGGCTTGTGCTTTAGCGCCTTCTCTTGTTGGTGTTGCAATTGCCTTCTTCCCTTTCAATGTGATTGATTTCGCGAACAGATTATTGTGTTGTTTGATGCTTGTGTCTATCACTGCTCTTGTGGTTTTTGGATTGTCTGCTGGGAGGAGCAGCTTGTTGAGCTCTATTGGTTATGCTTCTTGGTCTCCGAATGCTATATTGCCCGCGATTCCAGTTACTGTGCTTACTCTGGGGTTTCATGTTATAACTCCCTTTGTGTGTATGCTGCTCAGAGACTCAATGGAGGATGCTCGAAAGGCGATTTTGTTTGGAGGCTTTGTTCCCTTGGCCATGGTTGTTTCATGGAATTTGGTTGTTTTGGGGCTTGCAGGGAATGGTGTCGGTGCTGTTTGTGTTGGTAGTGATCCTATTAAGCTTTTGCTTTCTGTGAATTCTTCGGCTTTGCCAGCTGTTCAAGGTTTCGCCTTTGCTGCTCTGGCTACCAGTTTGATTGGTTATGCTGTTTCCTTTCCCAAACAATTGGCAGATACTTTGAAGTTGATTTCTGAAAGGGTTGTGTATAGGAAGGAGGTGATGAGTCCTAGTAGATTGAGATTATGTGAGGGTGGCCGTGTTGGAGCTGTTGTTTATTCTAAAGGGAAGATGGGGACCTCTGGGCAGGCTTGTTTTGGTGTTTCAAGGTCTCAAATGTTGTCAAACAGAGTGAATGAGGGAGTAGGAGATGGTAGTCCAAGTACTATCCTTGTGATGTGGATCGTGCTTATATTTTCAGTCTTGATTGCATCTTCCTACAATGCTGCTTTCTCTAGAGCTCTAGAGTTTGCCGGGGTGTATGCAAATTGTTTTCTCTTCGGTGTGTTGCCGCCTGCTATGGCTTGGATCCATAGATCTAGGAAAAAAGACAGGTATGatcattttttccaaaattgttcatttcttttatgaatgtgtcAAGACCTAACACTTTTCAGGCACTACTATCTGATAATATCAATTAAGGATTTATTTAAGTAAAACCCAAAAATTCAAGTGATATATAGTCTATCATCATCACATTAATTAGTTGAAGTCACATTTGGCAGTAAGGGCGTGCCTACGAGAAAACAACATTTGTGTGgtatttctattatatttttggttagGAAGAGTAGTCTAACATTCTGATGAGAGTGGATATCACGTCCCTCATCGTGATTTCTGCCATGAAAATACAACTATGCATGGATATGCTAGATACAAATAATTGGTGGATTCTCCCAAGTTATTTTGAAGCCTATGTTCAGGGGACTGTTCTAGTTTGAACTGTTCTTTTTAGCTATGAAATAACATGTAAACAGGTTTGTGGTGTAGTGTACCATTTAATTCTTTAGTTTATACTTTAGTTCTTGACATATACACAGTGCTACTCCATATGAACGCTGCTGAAACATGGCTGTCATATTATGTTCTCCACTCTCAATATCAAACTAATGTTTCATGTCAAAGTGATTCACTTGATGGTGATGCTAGACAAAATATAGGACCGGTAGTCAACCCGATAAACAGTTAAGTTTTATGTTGAGTAACACTAGTCTGTGTCTCTGCTTATTGCTGAAGTTACAGAAGTTATCAATGCTGTGTcaatccatatttaattttttatgtaaacaATATCTCAACTCAAGTTTATAAGAAGCAATGAAGTACAAAGATAAGTCTTCATGGTTTATTCATGCTTCATTTGGCAAGTAAATTCCAAACAGGAtagtttatgatatatattccTTGCATCTATGTTTCAATTGCTGAATTCTTAGAAACTTTTAACTTCGATTTAAACTTTAGTTTGGTCTTAAATACTGCATGATTTTCGGTTCTTTCCTCCCTTAATACGCAGTTTTTCTTCCAGCAAGGAAGAGCTATTGCCAGGTGGGAATGGAGTACTCTTTGTGCTCTTTGTCATTGCTATCATACTGGGAATTTGGCATTAGATTATGGTAAGCTGACAAAACTTAAagtaaaaaaagttttattgctCTTCttggttaattaatttttgcatgGATAAATACTTCATTGTAACAGTACTCCTCTATTCTGATTGTTTgaatttaacttattttttctttagagCTTGCTTGTGCTCAACACCTAACATCAGATAGTTTATAACTACCTCAAATTGTGAAAGTTAGATGAATTATTTGAGTTCTTGATATCTTAGCAATTTTTACTCCGAGGAACTTATCCTAATGCCATCTGCTAATTTTACTATTTAGCAGGTGATAATCTATATGTTACTTCTCATGTTTGGCTTACATCAGAAATTCTCTTACTATTTCATGGAAGAAATCTATGTTTTCCAGATTTATGATCAGCAGAAGCCTTTCTTGCTTCTTGGAAATAGCCGGGAAGTTTCTTCTGTACAAACTTGATTATTAGATGCAGAAACGGTTGACATTGCCGAAAATTTTGTTGAATTAAATTCTTGTTTGGTTGATCTTAAGATCCCCGTTCATTGATATTTTCTGTACACTGTTGATTAAT from Dioscorea cayenensis subsp. rotundata cultivar TDr96_F1 chromosome 9, TDr96_F1_v2_PseudoChromosome.rev07_lg8_w22 25.fasta, whole genome shotgun sequence includes these protein-coding regions:
- the LOC120269130 gene encoding tyrosine-specific transport protein isoform X1 encodes the protein MILSHLLHFRTSSYPTLHSPTSPFLNPPHLLISLNPSKTLHFLPHFPNFLCKSSNHFPSPSPLPHGNLHFHSPRPKTTTTTTTTKSFFAAVSLIIGTAVGPGMLGLPSATILSGPLPSTLSILLSWLYVISSIILVSELSFAAMRHQNLPEVSFTSLATASLGPDFGAFVAVVYSCLSFSLLLACVSGISSLVFQLFPWFNAALACALAPSLVGVAIAFFPFNVIDFANRLLCCLMLVSITALVVFGLSAGRSSLLSSIGYASWSPNAILPAIPVTVLTLGFHVITPFVCMLLRDSMEDARKAILFGGFVPLAMVVSWNLVVLGLAGNGVGAVCVGSDPIKLLLSVNSSALPAVQGFAFAALATSLIGYAVSFPKQLADTLKLISERVVYRKEVMSPSRLRLCEGGRVGAVVYSKGKMGTSGQACFGVSRSQMLSNRVNEGVGDGSPSTILVMWIVLIFSVLIASSYNAAFSRALEFAGVYANCFLFGVLPPAMAWIHRSRKKDSFSSSKEELLPGGNGVLFVLFVIAIILGIWH
- the LOC120269130 gene encoding tyrosine-specific transport protein isoform X2, with the protein product MILSHLLHFRTSSYPTLHSPTSPFLNPPHLLISLNPSKTLHFLPHFPNFLCKSSNHFPSPSPLPHGNLHFHSPRPKTTTTTTTTKSFFAAVSLIIGTAVGPGMLGLPSATILSGPLPSTLSILLSWLYVISSIILVSELSFAAMRHQNLPEVSFTSLATASLGPDFGAFVAVVYSCLSFSLLLACVSGISSLVFQLFPWFNAALACALAPSLVGVAIAFFPFNVIDFANRLLCCLMLVSITALVVFGLSAGRSSLLSSIGYASWSPNAILPAIPVTVLTLGFHVITPFVCMLLRDSMEDARKAILFGGFVPLAMVVSWNLVVLGLAGNGVGAVCVGSDPIKLLLSVNSSALPAVQGFAFAALATSLIGYAVSFPKQLADTLKLISERVVYRKEVMSPSRLRLCEGGRVGAVVYSKGKMGTSGQACFGVSRSQMLSNRVNEGVGDGSPSTILVMWIVLIFSVLIASSYNAAFSRALEFAGVYANCFLFGVLPPAMAWIHRSRKKDSKEELLPGGNGVLFVLFVIAIILGIWH